In the genome of Deinococcus psychrotolerans, one region contains:
- a CDS encoding ABC transporter permease gives MLAVALVAVLIYWPLMLWANAGQAARSLASGADLGCGTALQCATQLRNPVIPAPQQFATGFRSLSVPPLADTSAPRNALVTGGETLLGLALASLLGLVLATLLVRSRSFERATLPWLVASQTVPIVALAPMLAVLLGQFGVQGFFPKAIIAAYIAFFPIAIGMAQGLRSPDPLQLDLMRTYRASPAQTFRLLQIPASLPYLFTSLKVAATAALVGSIVAEISTISFSGLGKMLAENSRASDTVALWVIMIYGAALGIALVALIGLLERLVTGWRRPV, from the coding sequence ATGCTCGCCGTCGCCCTCGTTGCTGTCCTCATCTACTGGCCGCTGATGCTGTGGGCCAACGCGGGGCAGGCGGCCAGGTCGCTGGCCAGCGGGGCCGATCTGGGATGCGGGACGGCCCTCCAGTGCGCCACTCAACTTCGCAACCCGGTGATTCCCGCGCCGCAGCAGTTCGCCACTGGCTTCCGGAGCCTCAGCGTGCCGCCGCTGGCCGATACGAGTGCGCCCCGCAACGCCCTGGTCACGGGCGGCGAAACCTTGCTGGGTCTGGCACTGGCCTCGCTGCTTGGGCTGGTGCTGGCCACCTTGCTGGTTCGCAGCCGCAGCTTTGAGCGGGCCACCCTGCCTTGGCTGGTCGCCTCGCAAACCGTGCCGATTGTCGCGCTCGCGCCGATGCTGGCCGTGCTGCTGGGGCAATTTGGGGTTCAGGGTTTTTTTCCCAAAGCCATTATCGCCGCCTACATCGCCTTCTTTCCCATCGCCATCGGCATGGCTCAGGGGTTACGCAGCCCCGATCCTTTGCAACTCGATTTGATGCGAACGTACCGCGCCTCACCCGCGCAGACTTTTAGACTGCTGCAAATTCCGGCCAGCTTGCCATACCTGTTTACCTCGCTGAAAGTCGCGGCGACGGCGGCGCTGGTCGGCAGCATCGTGGCCGAGATCAGCACCATCTCGTTCAGCGGGCTGGGCAAGATGCTGGCCGAGAATTCGCGGGCCTCCGACACGGTGGCGCTGTGGGTCATCATGATTTACGGCGCGGCGCTGGGCATCGCGCTGGTGGCACTGATCGGCTTGCTGGAGAGGCTGGTGACAGGATGGCGGCGACCAGTGTGA
- a CDS encoding ABC transporter permease — MAATSVSLRAPASRSVSGWPLLLLSALGLLALSFVLAGRAAPPDSALVWLLGVLALLLVGVFGIRQSAQGETLAARIVPAAATLILLVLAAEALLRAYGVPTGLIPTPSKVMQALWAARVVLLQDAYYTFVLEALLGFIIGTLAGLALALAAVRFRFLERGVLPYAALLSSVPIVALAPVVIKAVGLGWSSKTIIVAVTVLFPVVINAVRGLQSAQPMHLDLMHSYAASPTQVFHEVRWPSALPFVFTALRVSSTLALINAIVAEFFGTEGHGLGFRIQIEVGRFGLDIVWAAIVVASVIGVSFYLLISAAERLMLPGRT; from the coding sequence ATGGCGGCGACCAGTGTGAGTTTGAGAGCGCCCGCTTCCCGCTCAGTTTCTGGCTGGCCGCTGCTGCTGCTCTCGGCGCTGGGCTTGCTGGCGCTGAGTTTTGTTTTGGCTGGCCGCGCCGCGCCGCCCGACTCGGCTCTGGTGTGGCTGCTGGGGGTGCTGGCGCTGCTGCTGGTGGGCGTCTTCGGCATCCGGCAAAGCGCTCAGGGCGAAACGCTGGCCGCCCGAATTGTTCCGGCCGCCGCCACCCTGATTCTGCTGGTGCTGGCCGCCGAGGCTCTGCTCCGCGCTTACGGGGTGCCGACGGGCCTGATTCCCACTCCCAGCAAAGTCATGCAGGCGCTGTGGGCGGCCCGAGTGGTGCTGCTGCAAGACGCTTATTACACCTTCGTGCTGGAAGCGCTGCTGGGCTTTATCATCGGCACATTGGCGGGCCTCGCGCTGGCATTGGCAGCGGTGCGTTTCCGCTTTTTGGAGCGCGGCGTGCTGCCTTACGCGGCGCTGCTCTCCAGCGTGCCCATCGTGGCGCTGGCCCCAGTGGTCATCAAAGCGGTGGGTCTGGGCTGGTCGTCCAAAACCATCATCGTGGCCGTCACGGTGCTGTTTCCGGTGGTCATCAACGCAGTGCGCGGCCTGCAAAGTGCCCAGCCGATGCACCTCGATCTGATGCACTCCTACGCCGCCTCACCCACTCAGGTGTTCCACGAAGTGCGCTGGCCTTCAGCGCTGCCGTTCGTGTTCACCGCCCTGCGCGTCAGCTCCACTTTGGCCCTGATCAACGCCATCGTGGCCGAGTTTTTCGGCACTGAGGGGCACGGTCTGGGCTTCCGGATTCAGATCGAAGTCGGTAGGTTTGGACTTGACATCGTTTGGGCCGCTATTGTAGTGGCGTCGGTCATCGGCGTCTCATTTTATTTGCTGATCTCGGCGGCTGAGCGGCTCATGTTGCCGGGACGAACCTGA
- a CDS encoding ABC transporter substrate-binding protein, which yields MKKLALLSALLTLALPTAAQAQTKPVTVRLQLKWFPQAQFAGFFVAQAKGYFKDEGLDVQLLPIGDQSPIQTVATGAADFGTTWITDLLTARQQGIQVVHIAQIFQKSGFTLVALKSSGINKPADFKGKRVGLWPSGNEYPAVALMKKYGLTSSLDSTVANPSVQAVTYPFDPSIVFPDKVDLVSAMTYNEIDQIVGLGYSMDKLKIFKAPDYGVNLLEDLMFTSQKVLDDKNFKGSGMSGKEIAARLVRASIKGWDYAVKHKAEAVNIVLPLCGNTCKGSGTRSDAKEHQTWQMNEVAKLYNAGPTMQGRAGYLDPALYKSNVALLKDLGILKADPSAGAVDYSVWQMATGKK from the coding sequence ATGAAGAAACTCGCGCTCTTGTCCGCCCTGCTCACGCTCGCTTTGCCCACTGCCGCACAGGCACAAACCAAACCCGTGACCGTCAGGCTCCAGCTCAAGTGGTTTCCGCAGGCCCAATTCGCGGGTTTTTTCGTGGCGCAGGCCAAAGGCTATTTCAAGGATGAGGGCTTGGATGTTCAGCTCCTTCCAATTGGCGATCAATCACCGATTCAAACGGTGGCCACCGGAGCCGCCGACTTCGGCACCACCTGGATCACCGATCTGCTGACCGCTCGCCAGCAAGGCATTCAAGTGGTTCACATCGCCCAGATTTTCCAGAAATCCGGCTTCACCCTGGTGGCGCTCAAGTCCAGCGGCATCAACAAACCCGCCGACTTCAAAGGCAAACGAGTGGGCTTGTGGCCCAGCGGCAACGAATATCCCGCCGTGGCACTGATGAAAAAGTACGGCCTGACCAGCAGCCTAGACAGCACGGTGGCCAATCCCAGCGTGCAGGCCGTTACCTATCCGTTCGATCCCAGCATCGTTTTCCCCGACAAAGTCGATCTGGTGTCGGCCATGACCTACAACGAAATCGATCAGATCGTCGGGCTGGGCTACAGCATGGACAAACTCAAAATCTTCAAAGCGCCGGATTACGGTGTCAATCTGCTGGAAGACTTGATGTTCACATCGCAGAAAGTGTTGGATGACAAGAACTTCAAAGGCAGCGGGATGAGCGGCAAGGAAATCGCTGCCCGTTTGGTTCGCGCTTCTATCAAGGGCTGGGATTACGCGGTCAAGCACAAAGCTGAGGCCGTCAATATCGTCTTGCCCCTTTGCGGCAATACTTGTAAAGGTTCCGGCACCCGCTCGGACGCCAAAGAGCACCAGACCTGGCAGATGAACGAAGTCGCCAAGCTCTACAACGCGGGCCCGACCATGCAGGGCCGCGCCGGATACCTTGACCCGGCTCTTTATAAATCAAACGTCGCTTTGCTTAAAGATCTCGGTATCCTCAAAGCCGATCCATCGGCGGGCGCAGTCGATTACAGCGTTTGGCAAATGGCAACCGGCAAGAAGTAA
- a CDS encoding DUF3060 domain-containing protein has product MNKFIRAAVLASLSFSVSAQTVDMSTLNISGMGKIVAGDQTKQTLACKNDSVSVAGDGNTITLTGNCTQIIIAGSKNKVSMAVVGEIVLSGDGNTVTWHKALKGTKPRMLLTGKANTVSKK; this is encoded by the coding sequence ATGAATAAATTCATTCGAGCTGCCGTCTTAGCCTCACTCAGTTTTTCTGTCTCAGCTCAAACCGTGGATATGAGCACACTGAATATTTCCGGTATGGGAAAGATCGTGGCGGGCGATCAAACCAAACAAACACTTGCCTGTAAGAATGACAGCGTATCGGTAGCAGGCGACGGAAACACCATTACTTTGACTGGAAATTGCACGCAGATCATTATTGCGGGCAGCAAAAATAAAGTCAGCATGGCAGTGGTGGGCGAGATCGTGCTAAGCGGTGATGGCAATACGGTGACTTGGCACAAAGCACTCAAAGGAACCAAACCGAGAATGCTGCTGACCGGCAAAGCCAATACTGTCAGCAAAAAGTAA
- a CDS encoding DUF3060 domain-containing protein: MNRFLKLACLFGLLGAQASAQSLNINSSGIRFESAPAAPGQPSVSVRLGESGLSISSTPVQTRRVQPTQTNRTLRCNGGNLNLRGSGQRLTILGNCAAVNITGSRNVLSVERVGQISIQGSSNRVTWKAALSGAKPLLRVSGTGNTVLSAARPVAAPTQPKPALKPVQKPSKTATRL; the protein is encoded by the coding sequence ATGAACAGGTTTCTCAAATTGGCTTGCCTTTTCGGGTTGCTGGGAGCACAGGCCAGCGCCCAGAGTCTGAATATCAATTCGAGCGGCATTCGCTTCGAGTCCGCGCCAGCCGCGCCCGGACAGCCCTCAGTGAGCGTCCGGCTCGGTGAATCTGGCCTGAGTATTTCATCTACGCCCGTGCAGACTCGGCGGGTGCAGCCCACCCAAACAAATCGCACGCTCAGATGCAACGGGGGCAATTTGAACCTCCGTGGCAGTGGGCAACGCCTCACCATTTTGGGCAACTGCGCGGCGGTCAATATCACCGGCAGCCGCAATGTCCTCAGCGTGGAGCGGGTCGGCCAAATCAGCATTCAGGGCAGCAGCAACCGTGTGACTTGGAAAGCCGCCCTCAGCGGCGCGAAACCACTGTTGCGGGTGTCGGGCACCGGCAATACCGTGCTGAGCGCCGCCCGCCCAGTGGCCGCTCCTACCCAACCGAAGCCCGCTCTTAAGCCCGTACAGAAGCCGTCCAAAACGGCCACCCGTCTTTGA
- a CDS encoding Zn-dependent hydrolase yields MSNSSALDPQRTVDELKALRTLTGDNNGAQRVAFTNKWMEARAFLKKKLLELPVEVITDPAGNLWATLKGESEKELLIGGHLDSVPNGGWLDGSLNVLAGLEVLRRLSAQYGADGGKPPVTVRLVDWADEEGARFGRSLYGSSAASGQLNVHEAAQLHDKDGVSLGDALMNVGVLLADAPKASEQLKNAAAYLELHIEQGPVLEGMDLPLGAVLGTFGVERHTITFHGQAAHSGSTPMNVRKDALLAAGKLSAEIYTIAERHGGVCTIGSVKTWPGIVTSVVEKCEITLDQRNLDADNLAAMWQGAQDAAQKFAEEGSCTVEFGHLWNIEPIPFDAELIEACDAAILEVTPTSHRLPSGPLHDAAEVARAGVPTAMLFVQSLYGISHNKIEDTKEEHIKLSVEALDRLTDKAIAWIQQH; encoded by the coding sequence ATGTCCAATTCTTCAGCTCTTGACCCTCAGCGCACCGTGGACGAACTCAAGGCCCTGCGAACGCTCACGGGCGATAACAACGGCGCTCAGCGGGTGGCTTTTACCAACAAATGGATGGAGGCCCGCGCTTTTCTCAAGAAAAAGTTGCTGGAACTGCCGGTGGAAGTCATCACCGACCCGGCGGGAAACTTGTGGGCGACCCTCAAGGGCGAGTCTGAGAAAGAGCTGCTGATCGGCGGCCACCTCGACAGCGTACCCAACGGCGGTTGGCTGGACGGCTCGCTCAACGTGCTGGCGGGCCTGGAAGTACTGCGCCGCCTGAGTGCTCAGTACGGCGCTGATGGGGGTAAACCCCCTGTCACCGTGCGGCTGGTGGACTGGGCCGACGAGGAAGGCGCACGCTTTGGCCGCAGCCTCTACGGGTCTAGCGCGGCCAGCGGGCAACTCAACGTACATGAAGCGGCGCAGCTGCATGACAAGGACGGCGTGAGTTTAGGCGACGCCCTGATGAATGTCGGCGTGCTGCTGGCCGACGCGCCCAAGGCCAGCGAGCAGCTCAAGAACGCCGCCGCTTATTTGGAACTCCACATCGAGCAGGGGCCAGTCTTGGAAGGCATGGACTTGCCACTGGGTGCAGTGCTGGGCACCTTCGGAGTGGAGCGCCACACCATTACTTTTCACGGACAGGCGGCGCATTCCGGCAGCACGCCGATGAATGTCCGCAAAGACGCCTTGCTGGCGGCGGGCAAGCTGAGCGCCGAGATTTACACTATTGCCGAGCGGCACGGCGGGGTGTGCACCATCGGCAGCGTCAAAACCTGGCCGGGTATCGTCACCAGCGTGGTGGAAAAGTGCGAGATCACTTTAGATCAGCGTAACTTGGACGCCGACAATCTGGCCGCCATGTGGCAAGGCGCTCAGGACGCTGCTCAAAAGTTTGCCGAGGAAGGCAGCTGCACGGTGGAGTTCGGACATCTGTGGAATATCGAGCCGATTCCCTTTGATGCCGAGCTGATCGAAGCTTGCGACGCCGCCATTCTGGAAGTAACGCCCACCAGTCACCGCCTCCCCAGCGGCCCGCTCCACGACGCGGCGGAAGTCGCCCGCGCTGGGGTGCCGACCGCGATGCTGTTCGTGCAGAGCTTGTACGGCATCAGCCACAACAAGATAGAAGACACCAAGGAAGAGCACATCAAATTGAGTGTGGAAGCGCTGGATAGGTTGACGGATAAGGCAATTGCATGGATTCAGCAGCACTAA
- a CDS encoding cytidine deaminase, which yields MDSAALSAPDQTLIDYAKALIASLPENENHTVVAVARDMNGRLFEGLNLYHFTGGPCAEPVALAVAAAQQAGALELIVAAGNRGRGVLAPCGRCRQILFDYHPSIAVLVSDGQQVRRLSIRELLPYTYDWHAEQGG from the coding sequence ATGGATTCAGCAGCACTAAGCGCCCCCGACCAAACCCTGATTGACTACGCCAAAGCCCTCATCGCCTCCTTACCCGAAAACGAAAACCACACCGTGGTCGCCGTGGCCCGCGACATGAACGGACGGCTGTTTGAAGGCCTCAACCTCTATCACTTCACGGGCGGCCCCTGCGCCGAGCCAGTCGCTTTGGCCGTGGCGGCGGCTCAGCAGGCGGGAGCGCTGGAATTGATCGTGGCCGCCGGCAACCGTGGGCGCGGCGTGCTGGCTCCGTGCGGACGGTGCAGACAGATTCTTTTTGACTATCACCCCAGCATTGCTGTACTGGTGTCGGACGGTCAGCAGGTGCGGCGGCTGAGCATCCGTGAATTGCTGCCCTACACCTACGACTGGCACGCCGAACAGGGCGGCTAA
- a CDS encoding IclR family transcriptional regulator — protein sequence MMSKADEPRKRPGRTRSAEPEAVRTLERGLIVLRVLGEQSAATLSEVARFAGLSASTTYRLLQTLRQQGFAHEEAGIWQVGIQTFVTGRAYAELDGLVAAAKRQMESLVAETGETVNLAVLQAPDVMYVHQVEGRGLMRMFTQIGARSPLYCTGAGKALLAWRDESDLADLVGAGPYPAFTERTLTSLAAYQAELAEVRQLGYALDNEEREDGVRCVAVPIYGAGGTVTAAMSLSAPASRLGDERVGELAATLQAAAREIAVRLGGQRA from the coding sequence ATGATGAGTAAAGCCGACGAACCCCGCAAACGCCCAGGCCGAACGCGCAGCGCCGAGCCGGAAGCGGTGCGGACGCTGGAGCGCGGCTTGATCGTCCTGCGGGTGCTGGGAGAGCAAAGCGCCGCGACGCTCAGCGAAGTGGCCCGCTTTGCTGGGTTGTCGGCCAGCACCACCTACCGCCTGCTGCAAACCCTGCGTCAGCAAGGCTTTGCCCACGAGGAAGCCGGAATCTGGCAAGTCGGTATTCAGACCTTCGTGACGGGCCGCGCTTACGCCGAACTGGACGGTTTGGTGGCGGCGGCCAAGCGCCAGATGGAAAGCCTGGTCGCTGAAACCGGCGAAACCGTGAATCTGGCGGTGCTGCAAGCCCCCGACGTGATGTACGTGCATCAGGTGGAAGGGCGCGGCCTGATGCGGATGTTTACCCAGATTGGAGCGCGTTCGCCGCTGTACTGCACCGGAGCGGGCAAGGCGCTGCTGGCATGGCGCGACGAAAGCGATCTGGCGGATTTGGTCGGCGCGGGGCCATATCCGGCCTTCACCGAGCGCACCCTGACCAGCTTGGCGGCGTACCAAGCCGAACTCGCCGAAGTCCGTCAACTCGGCTACGCGCTCGACAACGAGGAGCGCGAGGACGGTGTACGCTGCGTGGCGGTGCCGATTTACGGTGCGGGCGGCACGGTTACGGCGGCCATGAGCTTATCGGCTCCGGCCTCGCGGCTTGGTGATGAGCGGGTGGGCGAACTGGCCGCCACCTTGCAGGCCGCAGCGCGGGAGATTGCCGTGCGGCTGGGGGGACAGCGAGCTTAG
- the aceB gene encoding malate synthase A, which translates to MTQPNSAQPALPSGLKLAAALTEAHAKVLTPAALEFVVELHRRFNPRRLELLLAREERQARLDAGEKPDFLAETKSVREGDWKVVPPKADLTDRRVEITGPVDRKMVINALNSGAKVFMADFEDASSPSWDNMVMGQQNLADAVRRTITFEQGAKSYQLNDQTATLLVRPRGWHLPEKHVSVDGETMSGGLFDFGLYFFHNAKELLSHGSGPYFYLPKLESHLEARLWNDIFNFAEDTLDVPRSSIRATVLIETILATFEMDEILYELRDHSAGLNCGRWDYIFSIIKKFREDPNMILPNRAQVTMEAHMMSSYSRLAVKTCHKRGAHAIGGMSAFIPVKNDEAANTRAFEQVRRDKEREARNGHDGTWVAHPGMVGLATEVFDELMPTPNQIDSGKQMDFEVSAADLLQVPVGQINEDGLRMNINVALQYLRAWLNGSGAVPIHNLMEDAATAEISRAQIWQWLRHGAKLEGGETVTDELVERLLNEELDALGREDHAKAAALFHEVATQRPLVDFLTLSGYRELS; encoded by the coding sequence ATGACCCAGCCCAATTCAGCTCAGCCTGCCCTGCCTAGCGGCCTCAAGCTCGCGGCGGCGCTCACCGAAGCGCACGCCAAAGTCTTGACACCCGCAGCGTTGGAATTCGTCGTGGAATTGCACCGCCGTTTCAACCCGCGCCGCCTCGAGTTGCTTTTGGCCCGCGAGGAGCGTCAGGCGCGGCTGGACGCGGGCGAGAAGCCGGACTTTTTGGCTGAAACCAAGAGTGTGCGGGAAGGCGACTGGAAAGTGGTGCCCCCCAAAGCCGACCTCACCGACCGCCGAGTAGAAATCACCGGCCCAGTTGACCGCAAAATGGTCATCAACGCGCTCAACTCCGGCGCGAAAGTCTTTATGGCCGATTTCGAGGACGCCTCCAGCCCCAGTTGGGACAATATGGTGATGGGCCAGCAGAACCTGGCCGACGCCGTGCGCCGCACCATCACCTTCGAGCAGGGCGCAAAAAGCTACCAGCTCAATGACCAGACCGCCACCCTGCTGGTTCGCCCACGCGGCTGGCATCTGCCGGAAAAACACGTCTCGGTGGACGGCGAAACCATGAGTGGCGGCCTGTTCGACTTCGGCCTGTACTTCTTCCACAACGCTAAAGAACTGCTCTCACACGGCAGCGGCCCTTACTTTTACCTACCCAAACTGGAATCGCACCTCGAAGCCCGCCTTTGGAACGACATCTTCAACTTTGCCGAAGATACCTTGGACGTGCCGCGCAGCAGTATCCGCGCCACCGTGCTGATCGAGACGATTCTGGCAACCTTTGAGATGGACGAAATCCTGTATGAGCTGCGCGACCACTCGGCGGGCCTTAACTGTGGGCGCTGGGATTACATTTTCAGCATCATCAAAAAGTTCCGCGAAGACCCCAATATGATTCTGCCCAACCGCGCCCAGGTGACGATGGAAGCCCACATGATGAGCAGTTACAGTCGCCTAGCGGTCAAGACTTGCCACAAGCGCGGGGCGCACGCCATTGGCGGCATGAGCGCCTTCATTCCGGTCAAGAATGACGAGGCCGCCAACACGCGGGCCTTCGAGCAAGTCCGCCGCGACAAAGAGCGCGAGGCCAGAAACGGCCACGACGGCACCTGGGTCGCGCATCCCGGCATGGTGGGGCTTGCCACCGAAGTCTTTGACGAATTGATGCCGACGCCCAACCAGATCGACTCTGGCAAGCAGATGGACTTTGAAGTGAGCGCCGCCGATTTGCTGCAAGTCCCAGTGGGCCAGATCAATGAGGACGGCCTGCGGATGAACATCAACGTGGCCTTGCAATATCTGCGGGCGTGGCTGAATGGTTCCGGCGCGGTGCCGATTCACAACCTGATGGAAGACGCCGCCACCGCTGAAATCTCGCGGGCACAAATCTGGCAGTGGCTCCGGCACGGCGCGAAGTTGGAAGGCGGCGAAACCGTCACCGACGAACTCGTCGAGCGCTTACTCAATGAAGAGTTGGACGCTCTGGGCCGCGAAGACCACGCCAAAGCTGCCGCGCTGTTTCACGAAGTGGCCACCCAGCGCCCCTTAGTAGATTTCCTGACCCTCAGCGGCTACCGCGAGCTGTCGTGA
- a CDS encoding glycerate kinase type-2 family protein, giving the protein MPDSPRALLTATYHAALEATGAGRLVRAHLPAQPPAFIIAFGKASLPMLDAALSVHPDAPFLVVPPDGLEVSPAVQAAADRGQGQIIFARHPVPDERSVKGAERALEQIGKLNEGDELLVLVSGGGSALFSAPWGLTLEEKQQLTRDLLASGADIHELNSVRKHVSRIKGGRLAQAAQTRGAHLTALLLSDVIGDDPSAIASGPTVPDPSSFADALAVLNRYGVQHEAARAHLQRGVSGELDDTPKTLDNVHTQVIGSNRLLLDAAAQYLESQGVRAVILGDTFGGEAKELAAAHAAIVRSVQEFGTPVSAPVALISGGEATVTLRGKGMGGRNHEFALALLLELGQSSDRQGVWALSAGSDGVDGSSPAAGAFLTPDSSARVQQLGLNGHESLTNNDSGTFFAALGDTLQTGPSGHNLNDLRIILVE; this is encoded by the coding sequence ATGCCCGATAGTCCCCGTGCCCTTCTGACCGCCACCTACCACGCTGCCCTTGAAGCCACTGGCGCGGGCAGGCTGGTGCGTGCCCATTTGCCTGCCCAACCCCCCGCCTTCATTATCGCTTTTGGTAAGGCCAGTTTGCCGATGCTGGACGCAGCTTTGAGCGTTCACCCTGACGCGCCTTTTTTGGTGGTGCCGCCTGACGGTTTAGAAGTCAGCCCAGCGGTGCAGGCGGCGGCGGATAGGGGACAGGGCCAGATCATCTTTGCCCGTCATCCGGTGCCCGACGAACGCAGCGTGAAAGGCGCGGAGCGGGCGCTCGAACAGATTGGCAAGCTCAACGAAGGCGACGAACTGCTGGTGCTGGTGTCCGGCGGTGGCAGCGCTCTTTTTTCTGCGCCTTGGGGCCTGACACTGGAAGAAAAACAGCAGCTCACCCGCGATTTGCTGGCCAGTGGAGCCGACATTCACGAACTCAACTCGGTTCGCAAACATGTTTCGCGTATTAAAGGCGGGCGGCTGGCGCAAGCGGCCCAAACTCGCGGCGCACATCTCACGGCGCTGCTGCTCTCCGACGTGATCGGTGACGATCCCAGCGCCATCGCCTCCGGCCCCACCGTGCCCGACCCCAGCAGTTTCGCTGACGCGCTGGCTGTGCTGAATCGCTACGGCGTGCAGCACGAGGCGGCGCGGGCGCATTTGCAGCGTGGCGTAAGTGGTGAGCTGGACGACACCCCCAAAACTCTAGATAACGTTCATACGCAAGTGATCGGCTCCAACCGCTTGCTGCTGGACGCGGCGGCCCAGTATTTGGAAAGTCAGGGCGTGCGGGCCGTCATTCTGGGTGACACCTTCGGCGGTGAAGCCAAAGAACTGGCCGCCGCTCACGCTGCCATTGTTCGTAGTGTGCAGGAGTTCGGCACGCCCGTCAGCGCTCCGGTGGCCCTGATTTCAGGCGGGGAAGCCACCGTGACCCTGCGCGGCAAAGGCATGGGCGGGCGCAACCACGAGTTTGCTCTGGCGCTGCTGCTGGAACTGGGTCAATCTTCAGATCGACAAGGCGTCTGGGCGCTCTCGGCAGGCTCAGACGGCGTGGACGGCTCCTCGCCAGCGGCGGGCGCATTCCTGACCCCCGACAGTTCAGCGCGGGTGCAACAACTGGGCCTCAACGGACACGAATCTCTGACCAACAACGATTCAGGCACCTTCTTCGCTGCGCTGGGCGACACGTTGCAGACCGGGCCGAGCGGGCATAACCTCAACGACTTGCGGATTATTTTGGTGGAGTAG
- the otnI gene encoding 2-oxo-tetronate isomerase has translation MPKYAANITMLFQEHDFLDRFDAAGKAGFQFIEYMFPYPYDAVELRAKLDQNNQTQALFNLPAGDWAGGDRGIAVQPSRQDEFREGVGKAIDYAAVLYKGVQGPKLVNVLVGKAESDEATTRKTIIGNLQYAADKLADAGLTLIVEPLNPYDVPGFYLYGTQNTLDLIEEVGRENVKLQYDFYHMQRVEGHLTQTVRENLDKIAHIQLADVPGRHQPGTGEINYPFLLAELDRLGYGGYVGLEYIPEGRTEDTLGWLKDLQK, from the coding sequence ACGACTTCCTAGACCGCTTCGATGCGGCGGGCAAGGCTGGATTCCAGTTCATTGAATACATGTTTCCGTACCCCTACGACGCCGTTGAGCTCCGCGCCAAGCTGGATCAGAACAACCAGACTCAGGCGCTGTTCAATCTCCCCGCTGGCGACTGGGCGGGCGGCGACCGGGGCATTGCCGTGCAGCCGAGCCGCCAGGACGAGTTCCGTGAAGGCGTTGGCAAGGCTATTGATTACGCCGCAGTGCTTTACAAAGGCGTTCAGGGGCCAAAACTGGTCAATGTATTGGTTGGCAAAGCGGAGAGTGACGAAGCCACCACCCGCAAAACCATTATTGGCAACTTGCAATATGCTGCCGACAAATTGGCAGACGCGGGCCTGACCCTCATCGTGGAGCCGCTCAACCCTTACGACGTGCCCGGTTTTTACCTGTACGGCACTCAGAACACCCTCGACCTGATTGAGGAAGTCGGGCGCGAGAATGTCAAATTGCAGTACGACTTTTACCACATGCAGCGTGTGGAAGGCCACCTGACCCAAACTGTGCGCGAGAACTTGGACAAGATTGCCCATATTCAGTTGGCCGACGTGCCTGGACGCCACCAACCCGGCACCGGCGAAATCAATTACCCGTTTTTGCTTGCTGAACTCGACCGCCTTGGTTATGGCGGCTACGTGGGCCTTGAATACATCCCCGAAGGCCGTACCGAAGACACTTTAGGCTGGCTCAAAGACTTGCAGAAGTAA